GAAAGCAAAGCATTTAAAAGAATTTGAACAACTCAAATCATTTTTTGGAATAGAAAAGCATTATTTAGAACAATTAATCTTGAAATAATATAGAATTTGTCTGTAATTTTGTATTTCATTTATCATTAACCACTAATAATTTATCATTCATTGTGATTCCTATAAAACATACTTTAGTTAGCGATAATGTAGCCCTCACAAAATTTGTTTGCAATCTTAGTAAATGTAAAGGAGCGTGTTGTGTAGAGGGAGAAATGGGAGCACCCTTAGAAGACAACGAACGAAAAATTTTAGATGAAATTTATGAAGAAGTAAAGCCATTTCTGACAGAAGAAGGTATTGAAGCCATAGAAAAACAGGGGAAATATGTTTGGGATGAAGACGAAGAGTATTCTACGCCACTTATTGAAAAAGATACGGCTTGTGCTTATGTTACCTACGATGAAAAAGGCATTACAAAATGTGGGATAGAAAAAGCCTACGAGGCTGGAAAAATTGATTATCAAAAGCCTATTTCTTGCCACTTATATCCTATCAGAGTTACTAGCTATAAAAATTTTGATGCTGTAAATTATGATGAATGGGATATTTGCTCGCCTGCTTGTGAACTTGGAAAAGAGCTAAAAGTGCCTGTTTATAAGTTTTTGAAAAATCCACTTATCAGAAAATATGGCACAGAGTGGTACGACGAATTAGCAGATTTTATTGAGAAGAATATTTTGTAGAGAACTGAAAGTGAGCGAAGCTAATTACAAATTTTTTTCGTTTAAAAACTGCTGCTTTATACTAAGAATAACAAAAACGAAGTTTCGCATCACTAATCACTAATCACTAATCACTAATCACTAATCACTAATCACTAATCACTAGCTAGTTCCAAGAGTGTTTCATAATAATCTTTTTTCGCCATTTTGGATTTTAGCCATG
The DNA window shown above is from Bernardetia sp. and carries:
- a CDS encoding DUF3109 family protein, encoding MIPIKHTLVSDNVALTKFVCNLSKCKGACCVEGEMGAPLEDNERKILDEIYEEVKPFLTEEGIEAIEKQGKYVWDEDEEYSTPLIEKDTACAYVTYDEKGITKCGIEKAYEAGKIDYQKPISCHLYPIRVTSYKNFDAVNYDEWDICSPACELGKELKVPVYKFLKNPLIRKYGTEWYDELADFIEKNIL